In the genome of Mucisphaera calidilacus, one region contains:
- the guaA gene encoding glutamine-hydrolyzing GMP synthase, translated as MSTPASTTATQALAEVPESLYGEVIPIVDFGSQYVQLIARRVREAGVYSVLVSPETPIEDLRRIRPKGIILSGGPSSVYDEGAPRCDPALFDLGVPVLGICYGMQIGCELLGAKVASAEAREYGRARLRVTTTSDNELFKGMPDETSVWMSHADQVRELSEDFIPVATTETCPYAAVRHRERAFYGLQFHPEVTHTPHGAEILSNFIFGVCGCSGTWQMSNFLEMSIEQIQAQVGDGRVICGLSGGVDSSVAAALLHRAIGPRLTCVFVDNGLLRKGERAFVEATFRDHFDIDLRVIDAGAQFLADLEGVLDPQEKRRRIGHRFIKVFKSASEEIEDVGFLAQGTLYPDVIESGQGHSGQAANIKLHHNVGGLPEQLGFDLVEPFRQLFKDEVRQLGSLLGLPETMVWRHPFPGPGLAVRCLGEVREDQLAILREADEILIEEIVANNLYRQTAQVFAVLLPVRAVGVMGDGRTHEQVIAIRAVESQDFMTADWARIPFDVLATISNRVINEVRGVNRVVYDISSKPPATIEWE; from the coding sequence ATGAGCACACCCGCTTCCACGACGGCAACCCAGGCGCTCGCCGAGGTCCCCGAGTCGCTCTACGGCGAGGTGATCCCGATCGTCGATTTCGGCTCGCAGTACGTGCAACTGATCGCCCGGCGTGTCCGCGAGGCGGGCGTCTACTCCGTCCTCGTCAGCCCCGAGACGCCGATCGAGGACCTCCGTCGCATCCGTCCCAAGGGCATCATCCTTTCCGGCGGGCCCTCGAGTGTCTACGACGAGGGGGCACCACGCTGTGACCCGGCGCTCTTCGATCTGGGCGTGCCGGTTCTGGGCATCTGCTACGGGATGCAGATCGGCTGCGAACTGCTCGGCGCCAAGGTGGCTTCCGCCGAGGCACGCGAGTACGGCCGGGCGCGTCTCCGCGTCACGACCACCAGCGACAACGAACTCTTCAAGGGGATGCCCGACGAGACCAGCGTCTGGATGAGCCACGCCGATCAGGTCCGGGAGCTCTCCGAGGACTTCATCCCGGTCGCCACCACGGAGACCTGCCCGTACGCCGCGGTACGCCACCGCGAACGCGCCTTCTACGGCCTGCAGTTCCACCCCGAGGTCACCCACACACCCCACGGCGCGGAGATTCTCAGCAACTTCATCTTCGGCGTCTGCGGCTGTTCGGGCACGTGGCAGATGAGCAACTTCCTGGAGATGTCCATCGAGCAGATCCAGGCACAGGTCGGCGACGGCCGGGTGATCTGCGGCCTCTCGGGTGGTGTCGATTCTTCGGTAGCCGCTGCCCTGCTGCACCGCGCGATCGGCCCACGCCTGACCTGCGTCTTCGTCGACAACGGATTGCTCCGCAAGGGCGAGCGTGCCTTTGTCGAGGCGACCTTCCGTGACCACTTCGACATCGATCTCCGCGTCATCGACGCGGGCGCGCAATTCCTCGCCGACCTTGAGGGCGTCCTGGACCCGCAGGAGAAACGACGACGCATCGGCCATCGCTTCATCAAGGTCTTCAAGAGCGCCTCCGAGGAGATCGAGGACGTCGGCTTCCTCGCGCAGGGCACGCTCTACCCCGACGTGATCGAATCCGGCCAGGGCCACTCCGGACAGGCCGCCAACATCAAGCTGCACCACAACGTCGGCGGGCTCCCCGAACAGCTCGGCTTCGACCTCGTCGAGCCGTTCCGACAGCTCTTCAAGGACGAGGTGCGGCAACTCGGCTCACTGCTCGGCCTGCCCGAGACCATGGTCTGGCGGCACCCCTTCCCCGGGCCGGGACTCGCCGTACGCTGTCTCGGCGAAGTCCGCGAGGACCAGCTCGCCATCCTCCGCGAGGCCGACGAGATCCTCATCGAGGAGATCGTCGCCAACAATCTCTACCGCCAGACCGCCCAGGTCTTCGCCGTCCTCCTGCCCGTGCGCGCCGTTGGCGTGATGGGCGACGGCCGAACCCACGAGCAGGTCATCGCCATCCGCGCCGTCGAGAGCCAGGACTTCATGACCGCCGACTGGGCACGCATCCCCTTCGACGTCCTCGCCACCATCTCCAACCGCGTCATCAACGAGGTGCGTGGCGTCAACCGCGTGGTCTACGACATCTCCAGCAAGCCGCCGGCAACCATCGAGTGGGAATGA
- a CDS encoding pepsin/retropepsin-like aspartic protease family protein has protein sequence MDRPRTWMFLGLLTLLIAGCGLTPESQDQKHVEAASLKQPVAVNLIRDKMYFRAPVEVNGEPMGSFLIDTGAAMAAMDLGLVRRLELPVNGDGRAIGIAGTESFNYHRVESLAVGGVGLKAKRIAGMNMYKLHRHRRQRLDGILGYPTLAEVPFALDGPDRTLTFYPRRTFRAPDDANPVRLIRFRNLPTVEATIGNGHRIWLVLDTGSDEMLSLPDDLPARWPDVLSVDVSGMSRNLGVGGMVHGRTGWVSSINVFGHRFKDVEANFAPPPSSFKGAPVPVGRIGNGVLRRFCLTFDRQRNRMWAELDQTLVKQSDSDTTVGTTSSP, from the coding sequence ATGGATAGACCCCGAACATGGATGTTCCTCGGCCTGCTCACGCTGCTGATCGCGGGCTGCGGCCTGACGCCTGAATCTCAGGATCAAAAGCACGTCGAGGCCGCGTCACTCAAACAGCCCGTCGCCGTCAATCTGATCCGGGACAAGATGTACTTCCGAGCACCGGTCGAGGTCAACGGCGAGCCGATGGGCAGCTTCCTCATCGACACCGGGGCGGCGATGGCCGCGATGGACCTGGGCCTGGTCCGAAGGCTGGAATTGCCCGTGAATGGCGACGGACGGGCGATCGGCATCGCGGGCACCGAATCCTTCAACTACCACCGGGTCGAGTCCCTCGCCGTGGGCGGCGTCGGTCTCAAGGCGAAGCGTATCGCCGGCATGAACATGTACAAGCTGCACCGCCATCGACGCCAGCGACTCGACGGCATCTTAGGCTACCCCACCCTCGCCGAGGTCCCCTTCGCACTCGACGGACCCGACCGCACGCTCACGTTCTACCCGCGCCGGACCTTCCGAGCACCGGACGACGCCAACCCGGTGCGCCTGATCCGGTTCCGCAACCTCCCCACCGTCGAAGCGACGATTGGCAACGGCCATCGCATCTGGCTCGTGCTCGATACCGGTTCTGACGAAATGCTCTCGCTGCCCGACGACCTGCCGGCACGATGGCCCGACGTCCTGTCTGTCGATGTAAGCGGGATGTCGCGAAACCTTGGCGTCGGCGGCATGGTCCACGGGCGAACAGGCTGGGTCAGCTCCATCAACGTCTTCGGGCACCGATTCAAGGACGTAGAAGCCAACTTCGCTCCACCCCCAAGCTCTTTCAAAGGGGCACCCGTGCCCGTCGGACGGATCGGCAATGGCGTGCTCAGGCGCTTCTGCCTGACCTTCGACCGTCAGCGCAACCGCATGTGGGCTGAACTCGACCAGACCCTCGTCAAACAGTCAGACTCTGACACCACCGTCGGGACGACAAGCAGCCCGTGA
- a CDS encoding ABC transporter substrate-binding protein has translation MSQSNLTERLTALISLPRDLLVGLVQSIEHISTGTRVIVVIGLITTIAVWFWPIPQRPGIEFWVFADIHEQMYRPVVEAWNEDRPGASRDEQIHIFMIGADPMVRRALAGFWSDTPVAAMMEIAESYSGLFFSGPLDEIGFVDLTDRLKEEGIYEQINEASFSPWTSRGRIFGLPHDVHPVLLGYRADIVEAAGIDVSTIETWEDFIRVMSPLISDLDGDGITDRYLLDFWYTSTPHIYALCLQAGGGTFDQQERLILDSEANARVAATLVTWCLGEDRIMIDASHTNASGHVIKTRGHVVATLMPDWLAGAYITQFPQFHGKMKIMPLPAWDPGGRRASVMGGTMLAINKASEHKEVCWEFAKEIYLSEACARSLFESVHIISPVKSLWDKPFYRKRFDYFSGQRSGLLYIEHAEEVPLRTSSPFNQMAIDELGIAVSAVYRHAVARGIDDVDALLPVAREQMRLAEERVAHEMRRNVFVTQP, from the coding sequence ATGAGTCAATCGAATCTCACGGAGCGCCTGACCGCTCTGATCAGCCTACCCAGAGACCTACTGGTGGGGCTGGTACAGTCGATCGAGCACATCTCGACGGGCACGCGTGTCATCGTCGTCATCGGGCTGATCACCACCATCGCGGTCTGGTTCTGGCCGATTCCTCAGCGGCCGGGTATTGAATTCTGGGTCTTCGCCGATATCCACGAGCAGATGTACCGGCCGGTCGTTGAGGCATGGAACGAGGATCGGCCCGGCGCGAGCAGAGACGAGCAGATCCACATCTTCATGATCGGGGCCGACCCGATGGTTCGGCGGGCCCTGGCAGGCTTCTGGTCGGACACACCGGTGGCGGCGATGATGGAGATCGCCGAGAGCTACTCGGGCCTCTTTTTCTCGGGGCCGCTCGATGAGATCGGTTTCGTGGACCTGACGGATCGACTCAAGGAGGAGGGCATCTACGAGCAGATCAACGAGGCCTCCTTCAGCCCGTGGACCTCGCGGGGGCGCATCTTCGGCCTGCCGCACGATGTTCACCCCGTTCTGCTGGGCTACAGGGCAGACATCGTCGAGGCTGCCGGCATCGACGTCTCGACCATCGAGACGTGGGAGGACTTTATCCGGGTCATGAGCCCGCTGATCTCCGATCTTGATGGTGACGGCATCACCGATCGATACCTCCTCGACTTCTGGTACACCTCGACGCCGCATATCTACGCGCTCTGTCTGCAAGCGGGTGGCGGCACGTTCGATCAGCAGGAACGCCTGATCCTCGACAGCGAGGCCAATGCCCGTGTCGCCGCCACACTCGTGACCTGGTGTCTCGGCGAGGATCGCATCATGATCGATGCCAGTCACACCAATGCGTCCGGCCACGTCATCAAGACGCGTGGTCACGTGGTGGCAACCCTGATGCCCGACTGGCTGGCGGGAGCGTACATCACGCAGTTTCCGCAGTTCCACGGGAAGATGAAGATCATGCCGCTGCCAGCCTGGGATCCGGGCGGACGGCGGGCGTCGGTCATGGGTGGCACGATGCTCGCGATCAACAAGGCTTCCGAGCACAAGGAGGTCTGCTGGGAGTTCGCCAAGGAGATCTATCTCTCGGAGGCGTGTGCGCGGTCCTTGTTTGAGTCGGTTCACATCATTTCGCCGGTCAAGAGCCTGTGGGATAAGCCCTTCTATCGCAAGCGTTTTGACTACTTCTCCGGGCAGCGGAGCGGGTTGTTGTATATCGAGCACGCCGAGGAAGTCCCGCTGCGCACCAGCTCGCCCTTTAATCAGATGGCGATCGACGAGCTGGGTATCGCGGTCAGCGCGGTCTACCGGCACGCCGTGGCGAGGGGAATCGATGACGTTGATGCGTTGCTGCCGGTTGCCCGCGAGCAGATGCGGTTGGCCGAAGAGCGTGTTGCGCACGAGATGAGACGGAATGTCTTTGTGACCCAGCCCTAA
- a CDS encoding DUF429 domain-containing protein, which yields MLNSILGIDFSAARDAGRRIWITRAHINDDALRILEVSDLASLLSVTPSPDDCLPALVDSLCQQPPAIIGIDAPLSVPLRFMPDGYERFVRDCDLTADQLREQIRDEKRKCDTEASTPFAPGNLRMYRQTHAVITRVIRPLVKRHAASVQPMMDASHDQHVLIEACPASSLRTAGRVGELELRPYKGRSAEHRKQRAVILDWLMTKRVLDVPDRLRRRLLDNSGGDALDSLICAVITACARRDLNSPCADHHEREGRVFFKLD from the coding sequence ATGCTCAATTCGATCCTCGGCATCGATTTCTCCGCCGCCAGAGATGCCGGGCGACGCATCTGGATCACGCGGGCACACATCAACGACGACGCCCTCCGAATCCTCGAAGTGTCCGATCTCGCTTCGCTCCTCAGCGTGACACCCTCGCCTGACGACTGCCTCCCCGCACTTGTTGATTCTCTTTGCCAACAACCGCCTGCCATCATCGGCATCGATGCACCGCTCTCGGTCCCGCTACGTTTTATGCCCGATGGCTATGAGCGATTCGTTCGCGACTGTGACCTGACAGCCGATCAACTCCGCGAACAGATCCGGGACGAGAAACGCAAGTGTGACACCGAGGCGAGCACCCCCTTCGCGCCGGGGAACCTGAGGATGTACCGGCAGACTCATGCCGTCATCACCCGCGTCATCAGACCGCTTGTGAAGCGTCATGCTGCAAGCGTTCAACCCATGATGGACGCATCGCATGATCAGCACGTCCTGATCGAGGCATGTCCCGCGTCATCGCTTCGCACTGCGGGCCGGGTCGGTGAACTCGAACTCAGGCCTTACAAGGGGCGTTCAGCCGAGCACCGTAAGCAGCGAGCGGTGATCCTCGACTGGCTGATGACGAAGCGTGTGCTTGATGTGCCGGACAGATTGCGACGTCGGCTGCTGGATAACTCGGGGGGCGACGCCCTGGACAGCCTGATCTGCGCGGTCATTACTGCATGCGCCCGTCGAGACCTGAACAGCCCCTGCGCCGACCACCATGAACGTGAGGGTCGGGTATTCTTCAAACTGGATTAA